One segment of Sphingomonas qomolangmaensis DNA contains the following:
- the miaA gene encoding tRNA (adenosine(37)-N6)-dimethylallyltransferase MiaA, with the protein MALIAGPTASGKSALALTLAERQGGTIINADSAQVYRELRTLSARPSHDDEARAPHRLFGHVDGTQGYSAARWAAEARAAIGDAHAAGRLPILVGGTGMYIRTLLDGIAPVPEIDPAVREAVRALPVAEAHASLAALDPPAAARLAAADTTRVARALEVVRSTGKPLAAWQAERSGGIADAIDLRPLILLPDRAWLLGRCDHRLDAMFDEGAVDEVEALVARRDIPALAPVRQAIGVREIAAWRAGDTDRETALTLAKAATRQYAKRQYTWFRNQPPPEWPRAAEIEKNDIDRLFGI; encoded by the coding sequence GTGGCGCTCATTGCAGGGCCGACCGCCAGCGGCAAGTCCGCGCTCGCGTTGACGCTGGCCGAGCGCCAAGGTGGCACGATCATCAACGCCGATTCGGCGCAGGTGTATCGCGAGCTGCGAACCCTGTCGGCGCGCCCCTCGCACGACGACGAGGCTCGCGCGCCGCATCGGCTGTTCGGGCATGTCGATGGCACCCAAGGCTATTCGGCGGCGCGCTGGGCCGCCGAAGCCAGGGCCGCGATCGGCGACGCGCACGCCGCGGGCCGCCTGCCGATCCTGGTCGGCGGCACCGGCATGTATATCCGCACGCTGCTCGACGGCATAGCCCCGGTGCCCGAGATCGACCCTGCTGTCCGCGAAGCAGTCCGCGCGCTGCCCGTCGCCGAAGCACACGCATCGCTCGCCGCGCTCGACCCGCCCGCCGCCGCCCGCCTCGCCGCCGCTGACACCACCCGCGTCGCGCGCGCGCTCGAAGTCGTCCGCTCGACCGGCAAGCCGCTTGCGGCATGGCAGGCCGAGCGTAGCGGCGGCATCGCCGACGCGATCGATCTGCGCCCGCTGATCCTGCTGCCCGACCGCGCCTGGCTGCTCGGTCGCTGCGACCACAGGCTCGACGCGATGTTCGACGAAGGCGCGGTCGACGAGGTCGAAGCCCTGGTCGCGCGCCGCGACATCCCCGCGCTCGCACCGGTCCGCCAGGCGATCGGCGTGCGCGAGATCGCGGCGTGGCGGGCGGGCGACACCGACCGCGAAACCGCGCTCACCCTCGCCAAAGCGGCGACGCGCCAGTATGCCAAGCGCCAGTACACCTGGTTCCGCAACCAGCCCCCGCCAGAATGGCCGAGGGCAGCTGAGATAGAAAAGAACGATATTGATCGTCTTTTCGGCATTTAA
- the serB gene encoding phosphoserine phosphatase SerB gives MFTATLIASESLSAGDISAARDALALPGGWEWIDEGIAADLQFDGEPTATRDALEGVIAGVDVIVQPSAGRAKALLIADMDSTMITVECIDELADYAGVKPQIAEITERAMRGELDFAAALDARVALLCGLEESAIDRCLAERVTLMPGAKTLVRTMRARGATTILVSGGFTRFADPVGAEIGFDRVIANRLVIAGGVLTGAVERPIVDSSTKEATLRSAMADLELRVESTMAVGDGANDLPMIRAAGLGVAYRAKPIVAATAGARVEYGDLTALLYAQGIRRADWATH, from the coding sequence TTGTTCACAGCGACGCTGATAGCATCCGAATCCCTAAGCGCGGGGGATATTTCCGCAGCACGTGATGCACTGGCGTTGCCCGGCGGCTGGGAATGGATCGACGAAGGGATCGCCGCCGACCTGCAGTTTGACGGCGAACCGACGGCGACGCGCGACGCGCTCGAGGGGGTGATCGCAGGGGTCGACGTGATCGTCCAGCCGAGTGCGGGCAGGGCGAAGGCGCTGCTGATCGCCGACATGGATTCGACGATGATCACCGTCGAATGCATCGACGAGCTTGCCGACTATGCCGGTGTGAAGCCGCAGATCGCCGAGATCACCGAGCGCGCGATGCGCGGCGAGCTCGATTTCGCCGCGGCGCTCGACGCGCGGGTGGCGTTGCTGTGCGGGCTCGAGGAATCGGCGATCGACCGCTGCCTAGCCGAACGCGTGACGCTGATGCCGGGCGCCAAGACGCTGGTGCGGACGATGCGCGCGCGCGGGGCGACGACGATCCTCGTCTCGGGCGGCTTCACGCGCTTCGCCGATCCGGTGGGGGCCGAGATCGGCTTCGACCGGGTGATCGCCAACCGGCTGGTGATCGCCGGTGGCGTGCTGACCGGCGCGGTCGAGCGGCCGATCGTCGATTCCAGCACCAAGGAAGCGACGCTGCGCTCGGCGATGGCCGATCTGGAGCTCCGCGTGGAATCGACGATGGCGGTGGGCGACGGCGCCAACGATCTGCCGATGATCCGTGCGGCGGGGTTGGGGGTGGCCTATCGTGCCAAGCCGATCGTCGCCGCCACGGCGGGGGCGCGGGTCGAGTATGGAGACCTGACCGCGTTGCTGTACGCGCAGGGGATTCGCCGAGCGGATTGGGCGACGCACTGA
- a CDS encoding ParA family protein — protein MRVLAMASQKGGSGKTTLSGHLAVQAQLAGGGPVVLIDIDPQGSLSDWWNERQTEMPAFAQTTVARLAADLEVLRQQGFRLAVIDTPPAITMAIQSVIAVAELIIIPTRPSPHDLRAVGATVDLCERAGKPLIFVVNAATPKARITAEAAVALSQHGIVAPITVHHRTDFAASMIDGRTVMEVDPRGKSAAEISALWSYVSDRLEKNFRRTVFAAPAAPNGFAAVRPAGGFGRRVVS, from the coding sequence ATGCGCGTACTCGCGATGGCGTCGCAGAAGGGCGGTTCGGGCAAGACGACCTTGTCGGGGCATCTGGCGGTGCAAGCGCAGCTAGCGGGCGGCGGCCCGGTGGTGCTCATCGACATTGACCCGCAAGGTTCCCTTTCGGACTGGTGGAACGAACGCCAAACCGAGATGCCCGCCTTTGCGCAGACTACCGTCGCTCGGCTCGCCGCCGATCTCGAAGTGCTGCGGCAACAGGGCTTTCGCCTGGCGGTGATCGATACCCCGCCGGCGATCACGATGGCGATCCAGAGCGTGATCGCGGTTGCCGAACTCATCATTATCCCGACGCGGCCAAGTCCGCACGACCTTCGTGCGGTGGGCGCGACCGTCGATCTGTGCGAGCGCGCAGGCAAGCCGCTGATCTTCGTCGTCAATGCCGCGACGCCCAAGGCGCGGATCACCGCCGAGGCCGCGGTCGCGCTGTCGCAGCACGGCATCGTCGCGCCGATTACCGTCCATCACCGCACCGATTTCGCCGCATCGATGATCGACGGTCGCACGGTGATGGAGGTCGATCCGAGGGGCAAGTCGGCCGCCGAGATCAGCGCGCTGTGGAGCTACGTCTCGGACCGGCTCGAGAAGAATTTTCGCCGGACCGTGTTCGCCGCACCCGCTGCTCCCAACGGGTTTGCCGCGGTGCGCCCGGCGGGTGGCTTCGGTCGCCGCGTGGTGAGCTGA
- a CDS encoding SPOR domain-containing protein yields the protein MKKRLLLAATAGLSLLAAAPMQAGNVKAGVDAWARGDYKKAVDQWRGPAVSGDADAQFNLGQAYKLGRGVPVDLAMAEEWYRKAALQNHPQAEDNYGLALFQNGKRADAIRWLEKSAARGEARSQFVLGTMLFNGDAIAKDWVRAYALMVRANAAGLPQGSQTLAQMDKYIGLADRQKGLVLARQYESQMARAPSLAVADAPTGPAAMARADVPASRPAPPPAAAKPAPAPARPTVASAPPAPKPAAPAPAAPRTSGDWRIQLGAFRDEGNARSLWGKVSGISGLAGTKPYYVKSGAVTRVLVGPFGSSAEATRACAAVKRTGQACLPTKG from the coding sequence ATGAAGAAACGTCTATTGCTGGCAGCCACCGCGGGATTGAGCCTGCTGGCGGCAGCGCCGATGCAGGCGGGCAACGTGAAGGCCGGGGTCGATGCCTGGGCACGCGGCGATTACAAGAAGGCGGTCGACCAGTGGCGCGGGCCCGCGGTGAGCGGCGATGCCGATGCGCAGTTCAACCTGGGCCAGGCCTATAAGCTGGGGCGCGGCGTGCCCGTCGATCTGGCGATGGCCGAGGAATGGTATCGCAAGGCCGCCCTGCAGAACCATCCGCAGGCCGAGGATAATTACGGCCTGGCGCTGTTCCAGAACGGCAAGCGCGCCGACGCGATCCGCTGGCTCGAGAAGTCGGCAGCGCGCGGCGAGGCGCGATCGCAATTCGTGCTGGGGACGATGCTGTTCAACGGCGATGCGATCGCCAAGGACTGGGTGCGCGCCTATGCGCTGATGGTGCGCGCCAACGCCGCGGGCCTGCCGCAAGGGTCGCAGACGCTGGCGCAAATGGACAAATATATCGGCTTGGCCGACCGGCAAAAGGGGCTGGTCCTCGCGCGGCAATATGAGAGCCAGATGGCGCGCGCGCCGTCGCTCGCGGTGGCCGATGCGCCGACCGGCCCCGCCGCGATGGCCCGCGCCGACGTACCGGCGTCGCGCCCCGCCCCGCCGCCTGCCGCGGCAAAGCCTGCGCCCGCACCGGCACGCCCGACGGTCGCCAGCGCGCCGCCCGCACCCAAGCCCGCCGCACCCGCTCCGGCCGCGCCCCGCACCAGCGGCGACTGGCGGATCCAGCTCGGCGCCTTCCGCGACGAGGGCAATGCGCGCTCATTGTGGGGCAAGGTGTCGGGCATCAGCGGTCTGGCGGGCACCAAGCCCTACTACGTCAAATCGGGCGCGGTAACACGCGTGCTGGTCGGCCCGTTCGGCAGCAGCGCCGAAGCGACGCGCGCCTGCGCGGCGGTGAAGCGTACGGGGCAAGCCTGCCTGCCGACCAAAGGCTAG
- a CDS encoding BLUF domain-containing protein — MLQLVYISTARGPSPAAAVRDILLASRRNNARDGITGLLYSDGQRFLQAIEGPTDQVEATFERIKADARHWALVVLSRREIAAPEFGDWEMAYRATGAESNSFVRRVQLLTQHASPNVRATFDSFIELRRAT; from the coding sequence ATGCTCCAACTTGTCTATATCAGCACAGCACGCGGCCCCAGCCCGGCGGCCGCAGTCCGTGACATCCTGCTGGCATCGCGGCGCAACAATGCACGCGACGGTATCACGGGGCTGCTATATTCCGACGGGCAGCGGTTCCTACAGGCGATCGAGGGGCCGACCGACCAAGTCGAGGCGACGTTCGAGCGGATCAAGGCGGACGCCAGGCACTGGGCGCTTGTCGTTCTGTCGCGAAGGGAAATCGCAGCGCCCGAGTTCGGAGATTGGGAGATGGCATACCGAGCGACCGGTGCCGAATCGAACAGCTTCGTCCGGCGGGTGCAGTTGCTGACGCAGCACGCATCGCCCAATGTCCGCGCGACGTTCGACAGCTTTATCGAGCTTCGCCGCGCCACCTAA
- the ilvC gene encoding ketol-acid reductoisomerase has translation MRVYYDSDADLSLLTGKKIAILGYGSQGHAHAQNLRDSGVTDVAIALREGSATRAKAEAAGFKVLSNREAAEWADLIMMVAPDEHQAAIWDADLKGHMKPGAAIAFAHGLNVHFGLIEPPKDIDVIMIAPKGPGHTVRSEYVRGGGVPCLIAVHQDATGNAHDIALAYASGVGGGRSGIIETNFREECETDLFGEQAVLCGGITHLIQAGFETLTEAGYAPEMAYFECLHETKLIVDLLYEGGIANMRYSISNTAEYGDITTGPRIITDETKKEMKRVLDDIQSGRFVKNFVLDNRAGQPELKAARKRAEAHPIEKVGSELRAMMPWIGANKLVDKEKN, from the coding sequence ATGCGTGTCTATTATGATTCCGACGCCGACCTGAGCCTGCTGACGGGCAAGAAGATCGCGATCCTCGGCTATGGCTCGCAGGGTCACGCGCATGCGCAGAACCTGCGCGATTCGGGGGTCACCGACGTCGCGATCGCGCTGCGCGAAGGCTCGGCGACGCGGGCCAAGGCCGAGGCCGCAGGCTTCAAGGTGCTGTCGAACCGCGAGGCCGCCGAATGGGCCGACCTTATCATGATGGTCGCCCCCGATGAGCATCAGGCGGCGATCTGGGACGCCGACCTCAAGGGCCATATGAAGCCCGGCGCGGCGATCGCCTTCGCGCACGGCCTCAACGTCCATTTCGGCCTGATCGAGCCGCCCAAGGACATCGACGTCATCATGATTGCGCCCAAGGGCCCCGGCCACACGGTGCGCAGCGAATATGTCCGCGGCGGCGGTGTGCCCTGCCTGATCGCGGTCCATCAGGACGCGACGGGCAACGCGCACGACATCGCGCTGGCCTATGCCAGCGGCGTCGGCGGCGGGCGTTCGGGGATCATCGAGACCAATTTCCGCGAGGAATGCGAGACCGACCTGTTCGGCGAGCAGGCAGTGCTGTGCGGCGGCATCACCCACCTGATCCAGGCCGGGTTCGAGACGCTGACCGAAGCCGGCTATGCCCCCGAAATGGCCTATTTCGAGTGCCTTCACGAAACCAAGCTGATCGTCGATCTGCTGTATGAGGGCGGCATCGCCAATATGCGCTATTCGATCAGCAACACCGCCGAATATGGCGACATCACCACCGGCCCGCGGATCATCACCGACGAGACCAAGAAGGAGATGAAGCGCGTGCTCGACGACATCCAGTCGGGCCGCTTCGTCAAGAACTTCGTGCTCGACAACCGCGCCGGTCAGCCCGAGCTCAAGGCCGCGCGCAAGCGTGCCGAGGCGCATCCGATCGAAAAGGTCGGCAGCGAATTGCGCGCGATGATGCCCTGGATCGGCGCCAACAAGCTGGTCGACAAGGAAAAGAACTAA
- a CDS encoding SPOR domain-containing protein — MKTATKIGLGAVATVMAVSAIGGTSMHFSAAFAGGAASSAASKQAEKNARAAQKALGSRAFVRAIGHAEQAVAMVPQDAGYRALLGQSYLSGGRFLSAAQALEEALSLDPTNGRAALNLALAQTAMGQWEGARATLASHAAYIGAADRGLALALAGDPAGAVQLLGEAARLPDADAKVRQNLALSLALSGRWMEAKTIAEIDLPAGQVQQRIMQWAAFARPTTASDQVAALMGIVPVADQGRPVGLALNAAAEHLATVPQPPVVTEPADASVIEPSAVAFIDVPAPATPPGDERMTSAARIVFAERREIVQALPTAYASRVRMAAVRPQPRAAARAQAPARLTAAAPVRGDFFVQLGAYEDAQVARAAWSRMARRVDTLGAMTPQGANINVHARNFYRLSVGGFARADADRVCRSVRAEGGNCFVRAQEGDRMAAWAGTSQIAMR, encoded by the coding sequence ATGAAGACCGCAACCAAGATCGGCCTCGGCGCCGTCGCCACCGTGATGGCGGTGTCGGCGATCGGCGGGACATCGATGCACTTTTCCGCCGCGTTCGCCGGCGGGGCCGCTTCAAGCGCTGCGTCGAAGCAGGCCGAGAAGAATGCAAGAGCCGCGCAAAAGGCGCTGGGAAGCCGGGCGTTCGTTCGCGCGATCGGTCATGCCGAGCAGGCGGTGGCGATGGTACCGCAGGATGCCGGTTATCGCGCGTTGCTCGGGCAAAGCTATTTGAGCGGCGGACGGTTCCTCTCGGCGGCGCAGGCGCTCGAAGAGGCGCTGAGCCTCGATCCGACGAATGGCCGCGCCGCGCTGAACCTGGCGCTGGCGCAGACTGCGATGGGGCAGTGGGAGGGCGCGCGGGCGACGCTGGCTTCGCACGCCGCCTATATCGGTGCGGCCGATCGCGGGCTGGCGCTGGCGCTGGCGGGCGATCCGGCCGGGGCGGTGCAGCTGCTGGGCGAAGCGGCTCGGCTGCCCGATGCCGACGCGAAGGTCCGCCAGAACCTGGCGCTCAGCCTGGCGCTGTCGGGGCGCTGGATGGAGGCCAAGACGATCGCCGAGATCGACCTGCCCGCCGGCCAGGTGCAGCAGCGGATCATGCAATGGGCGGCGTTCGCGCGGCCGACGACGGCGTCGGACCAGGTCGCGGCGCTGATGGGGATCGTGCCCGTCGCTGATCAAGGGCGTCCTGTCGGGTTAGCGCTCAACGCCGCGGCGGAGCACCTCGCGACGGTGCCGCAACCGCCCGTAGTGACCGAGCCAGCCGACGCGAGCGTGATCGAACCGTCGGCGGTGGCATTCATCGATGTGCCCGCGCCGGCGACGCCACCCGGCGACGAGCGCATGACGAGCGCGGCACGGATCGTGTTCGCCGAGCGTCGGGAGATCGTGCAGGCACTACCCACAGCCTATGCGTCGCGGGTGCGCATGGCGGCGGTACGGCCGCAACCACGCGCCGCCGCACGGGCGCAAGCTCCTGCGCGCCTCACTGCGGCTGCACCCGTGCGCGGTGATTTCTTTGTCCAGCTGGGGGCGTACGAGGATGCGCAGGTCGCGCGCGCAGCGTGGAGCCGAATGGCGCGCCGGGTCGATACGCTAGGCGCGATGACGCCGCAGGGCGCCAACATCAACGTTCACGCGCGGAATTTCTATCGGCTATCGGTGGGCGGCTTCGCGCGGGCCGATGCCGATCGCGTCTGTCGCTCGGTTCGCGCCGAGGGGGGCAATTGCTTCGTTCGCGCCCAAGAAGGCGACCGGATGGCGGCCTGGGCCGGCACATCGCAGATCGCGATGCGCTGA
- the ilvN gene encoding acetolactate synthase small subunit has translation MKIHQEIQERHTLAVLVDNEPGILARIAGLFSGRGYNIESLTVTDVSEDESVSRITIVTSASAHVMEQIIAQLDRLVPVHKVTDLTALGPHVERELALLKVVGTGDHRIEALRLADVYRARVVDATTSSFVFEVTGGSEKIDKFVELMREVGLIEVARTGVVAISRGKEAA, from the coding sequence ATGAAGATCCACCAGGAAATACAGGAACGCCACACCCTCGCGGTGCTGGTCGACAACGAACCGGGCATTCTGGCGCGCATCGCCGGGCTGTTTTCGGGTCGCGGCTATAATATCGAGAGCCTGACCGTCACCGATGTGTCCGAGGACGAGAGCGTCAGCCGGATCACGATCGTCACCAGCGCATCGGCGCATGTGATGGAGCAGATCATCGCCCAGCTCGATCGGCTGGTGCCCGTTCACAAGGTCACCGACCTCACCGCACTCGGCCCGCATGTCGAACGCGAGCTGGCGCTGCTCAAGGTCGTCGGCACCGGCGATCACCGGATCGAGGCGCTGCGGCTGGCCGACGTCTATCGCGCGCGCGTCGTCGATGCGACCACCAGCAGCTTCGTGTTCGAAGTGACCGGCGGCAGCGAGAAGATCGACAAATTCGTCGAACTGATGCGCGAAGTCGGGCTGATCGAGGTCGCGCGCACCGGAGTCGTGGCGATCTCGCGCGGGAAAGAAGCCGCCTGA
- a CDS encoding acetolactate synthase 3 large subunit encodes MTQKSGADILVEALCDLGVEIVFGYPGGAVLPIYDALFRSKRIRHILVRHEQAATHAAEGYARSTGKPGVVLVTSGPGATNAVTGITDALLDSIPMVVITGQVPTSLIGTDAFQEADTVGITRHCTKHNYLVKDPAKLGDVIHEAFHIATSGRPGPVVIDIPKDVQVATARYTKPGPIQHKTYRPQVKADRASIEAAVDMLAAAERPILYTGGGVINAGPGASQLLRELARITGAPVTSTLMGLGALPASSPQWLGMLGMHGTYEANMAMNKADLIVSVGARFDDRVTGRLDAFSPLSRKIHIDIDRSSVNKNVRVDLPVIGDAGRVLEDMIHVWKSRHYPKPDLAEWWNRINGWRAAKCLDFTDTDDAIMPQRAIRQLYEATKHRAPIISTEVGQHQMWAAQHFGFEAPNKWLTSGGLGTMGYGLPAAIGAQLGNPGALCIDIAGEASIQMNIQELATATQYRLPVKVFILNNEYMGMVRQWQELTYSSRYSESYSDSLPDFVKLAEAYGWKGIRIETRDQLDGGIADMLAHDGPVMVDCMVSKLANCFPMIPSGAAHTEMMLQANEVTGEMDDEAKALV; translated from the coding sequence GTGACGCAGAAAAGTGGAGCCGATATCCTGGTCGAGGCGCTGTGCGATCTCGGCGTGGAAATCGTGTTCGGCTATCCCGGCGGCGCGGTGCTTCCGATTTACGACGCGCTGTTCCGCTCGAAGCGGATCCGCCACATCCTGGTGCGTCACGAACAGGCAGCGACGCACGCCGCCGAAGGCTATGCGCGATCGACCGGCAAACCCGGCGTGGTGCTCGTCACCTCGGGCCCCGGCGCGACCAATGCGGTCACCGGCATCACCGATGCGCTGCTCGATTCGATCCCGATGGTGGTCATCACCGGGCAGGTGCCGACCAGCCTGATCGGCACCGATGCCTTCCAGGAAGCCGATACCGTCGGCATCACGCGCCACTGCACCAAGCATAATTATCTGGTGAAGGACCCCGCCAAGCTGGGCGACGTGATCCACGAGGCGTTCCACATCGCCACCTCGGGACGCCCGGGGCCGGTGGTGATCGACATCCCCAAGGACGTCCAGGTCGCGACCGCGCGCTACACCAAGCCCGGCCCGATCCAGCACAAGACCTATCGCCCGCAGGTGAAGGCCGATCGCGCTTCGATCGAAGCTGCGGTCGACATGCTCGCGGCAGCCGAGCGCCCGATCCTCTATACCGGCGGCGGTGTCATCAACGCCGGTCCGGGGGCGTCGCAACTGCTGCGCGAACTCGCGCGGATCACCGGCGCGCCGGTCACGTCGACGCTGATGGGGCTCGGCGCCCTCCCCGCCTCGAGCCCGCAATGGCTCGGCATGCTGGGGATGCACGGCACCTACGAAGCCAATATGGCGATGAACAAGGCCGACCTGATCGTGTCGGTCGGCGCGCGCTTCGACGATCGTGTGACGGGCCGGCTCGATGCGTTCAGCCCGCTCAGCCGCAAGATCCATATCGATATTGACCGGTCGAGCGTGAACAAGAATGTCCGCGTCGACCTGCCGGTGATCGGCGATGCCGGGCGCGTGCTCGAAGACATGATCCATGTCTGGAAGAGCCGGCATTATCCCAAGCCCGATCTCGCCGAATGGTGGAACCGCATCAATGGCTGGCGCGCCGCCAAATGCCTCGACTTCACCGACACCGACGATGCGATCATGCCGCAGCGCGCGATCCGGCAGCTGTACGAGGCGACCAAGCATCGCGCGCCGATCATCTCGACCGAGGTCGGCCAGCACCAGATGTGGGCGGCGCAGCATTTCGGCTTCGAGGCACCGAACAAATGGCTCACCTCGGGCGGGCTCGGCACCATGGGCTACGGCCTGCCCGCCGCGATCGGCGCGCAGCTCGGCAATCCGGGTGCGCTGTGCATCGACATCGCCGGCGAAGCATCGATCCAGATGAACATCCAGGAGCTGGCGACGGCTACGCAATATCGGCTGCCGGTGAAGGTGTTCATCCTCAACAACGAATATATGGGGATGGTTCGCCAGTGGCAGGAGCTGACCTATTCGAGCCGCTATTCCGAAAGCTATTCGGATTCGCTGCCCGATTTCGTGAAGCTCGCCGAAGCCTATGGCTGGAAGGGAATCCGCATCGAAACCCGCGACCAGCTCGACGGCGGCATCGCCGACATGCTCGCGCATGACGGGCCCGTCATGGTCGATTGCATGGTGTCGAAGCTTGCCAACTGCTTCCCGATGATCCCCTCGGGCGCCGCGCATACCGAGATGATGCTGCAAGCCAATGAAGTCACCGGCGAAATGGACGACGAGGCCAAGGCGCTGGTGTAG
- a CDS encoding YceI family protein produces MRKSLTVLALLAATPLIAQSTPGLPGQQDASRVTAGTYTADSGHSLVGWEVDHFGFNAYFGIFGDVAGTLTIDPKNLSAAKVDVTIPVSKVVTASSGLTAHLTRAGKDGGKPDFFGPGATDARFVSTSVMAKGNEAQIMGNLTLNGITKPVTIDAEFVGAGANPMNKKLTVGFEGDTTIKRSDFGIMGALPVVSDEVELDITIAFEKN; encoded by the coding sequence ATGCGCAAGAGCCTCACCGTCCTCGCCCTTCTCGCCGCGACCCCGCTGATCGCCCAGTCCACCCCCGGCCTGCCCGGCCAGCAGGACGCCAGCCGCGTCACCGCGGGCACCTACACCGCCGATTCGGGCCATTCGCTGGTCGGCTGGGAAGTCGACCATTTCGGCTTCAACGCGTATTTCGGGATCTTTGGTGATGTCGCAGGCACGCTGACGATCGACCCCAAGAACCTCTCGGCCGCCAAGGTCGACGTCACCATCCCGGTGTCGAAGGTCGTGACCGCCAGCTCGGGGCTGACCGCGCATCTTACGCGCGCGGGCAAGGACGGCGGCAAGCCCGACTTCTTCGGCCCCGGCGCCACCGACGCGCGCTTCGTCTCGACCTCGGTGATGGCCAAGGGCAACGAAGCGCAGATCATGGGCAACCTGACGCTCAACGGCATCACCAAGCCGGTGACGATCGATGCCGAATTCGTCGGCGCGGGCGCGAACCCGATGAACAAGAAGCTGACCGTGGGTTTCGAGGGCGACACCACGATCAAGCGCAGCGACTTCGGCATCATGGGCGCGCTGCCCGTCGTGTCCGACGAAGTCGAACTCGACATCACGATCGCGTTCGAAAAGAACTGA